The Anaerobacillus sp. CMMVII region CTTTATCCATGACCCAATCCGCTCCTTCTCAAGAGGTATGTTACAAAGAATTGCTATCGCTAGAGCGATTATTCATGATCCGGAAATACTACTCTTTGATGAGCCGCATACCGGGTTGGACCAACAAGCTATCAAAATTCTTAACCAAGTAATTCTAAAGATGAAAGCAAACGGGTCAACTGTCATTATGGTTACTCATGATTTTCAACAAGCGGTCGAAACGTGTGATCGAGTGCTTATTTTTAGAAATGGAAAACTCGTAGAAGACATTAGCAATGTTGCTAAAGACCTTGAGTTTGTGAAGGAAAGATATGCAGAACAGGTGGCAAGCCGATGAACAATTTATTCAAAGCA contains the following coding sequences:
- a CDS encoding ABC transporter ATP-binding protein, whose amino-acid sequence is MAILGPNGAGKSTILKIIAGLIKATDGEIKIDGMDFKKDSYEMKQKIGFLAHNSFLYDHLTPLENLKFFGKLYGVKDVETKAKQLVDEVGLGFFIHDPIRSFSRGMLQRIAIARAIIHDPEILLFDEPHTGLDQQAIKILNQVILKMKANGSTVIMVTHDFQQAVETCDRVLIFRNGKLVEDISNVAKDLEFVKERYAEQVASR